Below is a window of Myxococcaceae bacterium JPH2 DNA.
CAACCACTCGGGCCCTCGCGGTGTCTTGATTCGATTGCGGTGGCGCCAGTCGTTCTTGGTGAACTGGACGTCGTCGTAGAAGACGAACAGGTCCACCGAGCGCATCAGGTCGAAGTACCCCTTCCACGGCAGGTAGTTGGACTGGAGCACCGCGACCTTCACGTCGTCACCTCATCGTCCACGAGGGGCATCTCCGAGGCGAGCACCCCCATGTACAGCGCGTCCACACGCCGCTCCCCGAGCAAGAACTCGCCGCGCAGGCGTCCCTCCTCCACGAAGCCCAGCGAGGCATAGGTGCGCCGCGCCGCCGCGTTCTCCTCGTGCACGACGAGCCAGACCTTGAAGAGGCCCAGGGTCCGGAACGCGTGACGCAGCACCAGGCGGACGGCCGCGCGCCCCACGCCACGGCCTCGGTGGGTCGACTCGCCCACGTAGATGGAGAGCCGCGCGGTCCCCAGCCATGCATCCACCCGGTCCAGGACCACGTTGCCCACGTGCTGCCCGGACAAATGGATGGCGAACGCGTGCACGCCGCTGTCGGGCGACAGGGCGCGGTGGATCCACTCGACCGTGCGCTCCATCGAGGGCTCGGAGCGCACGCCCACGCCCCAGCGCACCGAGGGCTCTCGCATCCAACGGAGCATCGCCGGCGCGTGCTCCAGGGCCAGAGGCGCCAGTCGAACGTCGCTCGCGGCGACTCCCGCGCTCATGCCCCGCTCCCGCTCCCCGAGCTTCGCCCCGACGAAGCGTGAGGCTCGTCCAGGTCATCCGTGAGGCCGTGCTTGGCCAGCCGGTAGCGGAACGAGCGGAACGACAATCCGAGCAACTCCGCGGCCCGCGTCTTCACGCCCCCGGCTTGCTTGAGCGCGGACAACAGATAGCGCCGCTCGCTGTCGTCCAGGTGGCGCTCCAGGTTGAATCCTGACCCCAGCGAAGGCTCCCCCGCCTCGGCGTGGCGGGCCGCCGGCTCGGCCTCGCCTCGCACCGCGGGAGGCAGCGTCGCAGGTCCAAGCAGATCCGAGTCCGACAGCGTGGCGGCCCGCTCCACCATGTTCTGGAGCTGCCGCACGTTGCCCGGAAACGCGTAGTGCTCCAGCAGCCCCAGTGTCTCCTGTGCGAAGCGGAGGCCCGGACGCCCCAGCTCCTCCGCCATGCGCGACAGGAAGTGGTTCGCCAGCACCGCGATGTCTCCCACGCGGTCTCGCAGCGGCGGCAGCTCCACGGTGATGACGTTGAGGCGATAGAAGAGGTCCTCGCGGAAGCGCCCCGCCTGAACCTCGGCCTCCAGTCGGCGATTCGTCGCGGCGATGACCCGCGCCACGAAGGGCACCTCCGCCGCGCTGCCCACTGGCTTCACCTTGCGCTCCTGCAACACGCGCAGCAGCTTCACCTGGGTGGCCAGGGGCATCTCCCCGACCTCGTCCAGCATCACCGTGCCCTCGCCCGCAGAGGCCAACAGGCCCTGACGGTCGTGCGTGGCGCCGGTGAAGGCGCCCTTCACGTGGCCGAACAGCTCGCTCTCCAGCACGCCCTCGTTGAGCGCCGCGCAGTTGAACGGCAGGAACGGCTGTGTCGCGCGCTGGCTGCGCAGGTGGATGGCCTTGGCCACCAGCTCCTTGCCCGTGCCGCTCTCGCCCGCGATGAGCACCGTGCTGCGACTGGGCGCCACCTTCTCCACGAGCTGCCACACCGACTGCATGCGCGCGCTCTGCCCCACCAGGAGCCCGCCCAGCCCCGGCAACAGCCGCGCCTTCAGGTTGGTGTTCTCCTGCCGCAGGGCGCGCTTCTCCAGCGCCTTCTGCACCAGCAGCCGCAGCTCCTCGTTGTCGAAGGGCTTGCAGAGGTAGTCGTACGCGCCCTCGCGCATGGCCTCCACGGCGGCGGACGGCGTGCCGAAGGCGGTGATGAGCACCACCTCGGGAGGCTCGCGTCGACTCCGAGCCTCGCGCAGCACGTCCAGCCCGCTGCCCGTGCCGAGCTTCATGTCGGAGATGACCAGGTCCACGCTCTCGCGAGAGAGCGCTTCGCGCGCGGGCTTCACGCCCGCCACGCTCGTCACCGAGTAGCCCTCGCGGATGAGCAACACCTCCAGGTACTCGCGCATGGACAGTTCGTCGTCCACCACGAGGATGTGCCCGCGCAGCCCCATGTCTCCTGTCGTCGCGCTCACAGCGGCAACCCCACGATGAACTCCGTGCCCTCGGCGGGATGCGAACGCACCCGGATGCTGCCCCCGTGCGCTCGGACGATGGAGTGCGCGGTGGACAGGCCCAGGCCCGTGCCGCCATCCCGGGTGGTGAAGAATGGCTCGAACAGGTGCCCCATCATCTCCTCCGTGATGCTGCCCGCCGAGTCCCACACGCGAATCTGCGCCTCACGCTCCGCCTGCGACAGCGCCACCCGCACCGCGCCCCGAGGCCCCGCCGCCTGCACGCCATTGCGCACGAGGTTGATGAGCACCTGCCGGAGCTGATCCGGATCCACCGGCGCCGTCAGTCGGTCCGGAGCGGACACCTCCACCTTGACCTCGCGCGCCAGCGGATCCGCGCGAAGCATGTCCACCGTCTCCACCAGCAGCGCCTCCAGCGCCACCGGGCGACGCTGGGGCTCAGGCGGCCTCGCGAAGCGAAGGAAGTCCTCCACCAGCCGCGCCAGCCGGTCCGCCTCGCGCACGAGGATACCGGTGAGCTTCTGCACCATCGCGTCGCGCGCGTACTCCTGGGACAAGAGCTGCGCCGAGCCACGCATCGCCGCCAGCGGATTGCGCAGCTCGTGCGCGAGCTGCGCCGACAGCGCGCCCAGGCTGGCCAGGCGATCTGCTCGACGCAGGTCCTCCTCCATGCGCCGCAACTCGGTGAGGTCCTGGAAGACGATGAGGAGCGCGCCGGGCTCACCATCCAGGGGCGTCACCGACAGGCCCAAGGTCCTGCGGCCTCCAGGCGTCTCCACCGACAGCTCGCCACGCGACGCGCGCGGCGCCAGCGCGGAGGCCCCGGGCATCACGTTCTCCAGGGGCTGCCCCACGCACGCGGCCGGCTCCGCATGAAGGATGAGGCTGCCCGCCGCGTTGACGAAGGTGATGCGGCGCTGGGCACTGCACGTCACCAGTCCCGAGGGCATCGACGAGAGGATCTGCTGCTGGAGCCGCCCCAGCCGCCGCAGGTCCGCCTCGCTCTGTGACAGGGCACCGCCCGCCGCGAAGAGCTGCCGCGACAGGTAGCCCGACAGCACCGCGATGAGCCCGAGCGCCAGCGCGTTGCCGCCGAGGACGAAGAGGAGGCGGCCCGTGACGAGGGCCCCTCCTTCCGCCGCGGCGAT
It encodes the following:
- a CDS encoding GNAT family N-acetyltransferase, which codes for MSAGVAASDVRLAPLALEHAPAMLRWMREPSVRWGVGVRSEPSMERTVEWIHRALSPDSGVHAFAIHLSGQHVGNVVLDRVDAWLGTARLSIYVGESTHRGRGVGRAAVRLVLRHAFRTLGLFKVWLVVHEENAAARRTYASLGFVEEGRLRGEFLLGERRVDALYMGVLASEMPLVDDEVTT
- a CDS encoding sigma-54-dependent Fis family transcriptional regulator; the protein is MGLRGHILVVDDELSMREYLEVLLIREGYSVTSVAGVKPAREALSRESVDLVISDMKLGTGSGLDVLREARSRREPPEVVLITAFGTPSAAVEAMREGAYDYLCKPFDNEELRLLVQKALEKRALRQENTNLKARLLPGLGGLLVGQSARMQSVWQLVEKVAPSRSTVLIAGESGTGKELVAKAIHLRSQRATQPFLPFNCAALNEGVLESELFGHVKGAFTGATHDRQGLLASAGEGTVMLDEVGEMPLATQVKLLRVLQERKVKPVGSAAEVPFVARVIAATNRRLEAEVQAGRFREDLFYRLNVITVELPPLRDRVGDIAVLANHFLSRMAEELGRPGLRFAQETLGLLEHYAFPGNVRQLQNMVERAATLSDSDLLGPATLPPAVRGEAEPAARHAEAGEPSLGSGFNLERHLDDSERRYLLSALKQAGGVKTRAAELLGLSFRSFRYRLAKHGLTDDLDEPHASSGRSSGSGSGA
- a CDS encoding PAS domain-containing protein, which gives rise to MVSFRTVSASLSLVITVARLLAHPLQEPSRADSWFFAVIVGAYISTVVSGLRLRRGTAGKGDAAGQVVSDVIIATGLVYLSGGADSPLTFLYSLAVMGAAAVLDRRGALWAAAGSILAFTAMLVGGRIAAAEGGALVTGRLLFVLGGNALALGLIAVLSGYLSRQLFAAGGALSQSEADLRRLGRLQQQILSSMPSGLVTCSAQRRITFVNAAGSLILHAEPAACVGQPLENVMPGASALAPRASRGELSVETPGGRRTLGLSVTPLDGEPGALLIVFQDLTELRRMEEDLRRADRLASLGALSAQLAHELRNPLAAMRGSAQLLSQEYARDAMVQKLTGILVREADRLARLVEDFLRFARPPEPQRRPVALEALLVETVDMLRADPLAREVKVEVSAPDRLTAPVDPDQLRQVLINLVRNGVQAAGPRGAVRVALSQAEREAQIRVWDSAGSITEEMMGHLFEPFFTTRDGGTGLGLSTAHSIVRAHGGSIRVRSHPAEGTEFIVGLPL